GTGTTTATTGTGTTTTATTCGTATGCTTTTTCTATTTATAGAAGACAAAAGAAAGGTGAAAGGGATTTTGAGAAATATTCAAATCTAGTTCATGATGACACAATAGAGTCAGATCCTCTCGAAAATAGAAATAAAGAAGAAAAGAATAAAGAGAAGGAGAAATAATATGAA
The genomic region above belongs to Arcobacter sp. F155 and contains:
- a CDS encoding cytochrome c oxidase, cbb3-type, CcoQ subunit; the protein is MDQETLLTIQGYAKFFLILVVFIVFYSYAFSIYRRQKKGERDFEKYSNLVHDDTIESDPLENRNKEEKNKEKEK